A single region of the Raphanus sativus cultivar WK10039 chromosome 1, ASM80110v3, whole genome shotgun sequence genome encodes:
- the LOC108841392 gene encoding dof zinc finger protein DOF1.4, producing MFGNCDQKKKMPIVNSPNTNPPASMQSKNMIVAPSHQQQPPQPQLKCPRCDSSNTKFCYYNNYSLSQPRHFCKACKRYWTRGGTLRNVPVGGSYRKNKRVKRPATTTTIAATTVSTTTSSCPNNPHHQISHFPSMNHHPLFYGLSDQVSSCNNIPMFPSRFTDPSKTSSGLEGEFLSTGFNGLGLGLQHHMSHDQTISGSFISNSTTNKPFLPSGLFESSVSSSSSTLLQHPHKPMNNSGEIMGQSHLQTLASLQDLHVGGNNEDVNKEGNLAEISGNINGFMPSSSLDPSNYHNIWNNASVSSGAWLDPTNNIVGSSLTSLI from the exons ATGTTTGGCAATTGTgaccaaaagaagaagatgcctaTCGTCAACTCTCCCAATACAAATCCACCg GCGAGTATGCAGAGCAAGAACATGATCGTTGCTCCGTCTCATCAGCAGCAACCGCCTCAACCGCAACTTAAATGCCCTCGTTGCGATTCATCGAACACAAAGTTCTGCTACTATAACAACTACAGCCTCTCTCAGCCGCGACACTTTTGCAAGGCTTGCAAAAGGTATTGGACACGAGGTGGGACCCTTCGTAACGTTCCCGTAGGCGGTAGCTACCGGAAGAACAAACGTGTGAAGCGGCCAGCAACCACAACCACAATCGCTGCCACCACGGTCTCAACGACGACTTCTTCATGCCCTAACAATCCTCATCATCAGATCTCCCATTTCCCTTCCATGAATCATCATCCCTTGTTCTATGGTTTATCAGATCAAGTGAGCAGTTGTAACAATATTCCAATGTTTCCAAGCCGTTTCACTGATCCTTCAAAGACTTCAAGTGGTTTAGAAGGTGAGTTTCTCTCAACTGGTTTTAATGGTCTTGGATTGGGGCTTCAACATCATATGAGTCATGACCAAACCATTAGTGGTAGCTTCATCAGCAACTCTACAACAAACAAACCATTTCTTCCCTCGGGTCTATTTGAGTCTTCGGTATCTTCCTCTTCATCTACTCTTCTCCAGCATCCACACAAGCCCATGAACAATAGTGGTGAGATTATGGGACAGTCCCATCTCCAAACCCTAGCATCACTTCAAGATCTGCATGTTGGAGGTAACAATGAAGATGTGAACAAAGAAGGGAACCTTGCTGAGATCTCCGGGAACATTAATGGGTTCATGCCATCATCATCTTTAGATCCTTCAAACTACCACAACATCTGGAATAATGCAAGTGTTTCCAGCGGAGCATGGCTTGATCCAACAAATAATATCGTTGGATCCTCCCTTACCTCCTTGATATAA